The Fundulus heteroclitus isolate FHET01 chromosome 13, MU-UCD_Fhet_4.1, whole genome shotgun sequence genome contains a region encoding:
- the LOC105935107 gene encoding uncharacterized protein LOC105935107 → MLVWLSAVLVLGAAVCSCSSSATNALWEDWKNQHGKVYENQTELIFRRAVWEKNLLMLLRHNQEASAGKHSFVLGLNHLTDMTVEEINEKLNGLKVEEPLDPSNDTFRDVNNVSLPASVDWRMKGLVSPVRNQGLCGSCWAFSSLGALEGQMKKRKGALVMLSPQNLVDCSAKEGNLGCRGGYITKAFSYVINNGGVDSESSYPYEHKDGKCRYSLKGRAAYCSSFHVLPRGDESALQAAVASVGPVAVAVNAMLPSFHSYKGGLYNVPGCNPKLINHAVLVVGYGTDRGQDYWLVKNSWGTAWGEGGFIRIARNMRNLCGIASLAVYPTLQHGWVIFLMVWSKTFKTSTMFWCLLFMPLFGIAVATASLHLDQHWELWKTTHKKLYAHQVEELGRRRLWEENLEMISVHNLEASLGLHTYELAMNHMGDLTVEEIISSLVGTVVPSELERVPYEFLRVNKSLPASLDWRDKGLVTSVKSQGSCGSCWAFSAVGALEGQLKKTRGILMSLSPQNLVDCSSKYGNAGCRGGFMANAFEYVSNHGIDSDAAYPYVGKPGQCKYDPTYTAANCTGYGFLPKGDEFALKLGLANIGPISVAIDASRPKFLFYRHGVFKDHTCSHNVNHGVLAVGYGTEKGEDYWLIKNSWGEHFGDEGYIKMARNRNNQCGVALYACFPIM, encoded by the exons ATGCTTGTTTGGTTGAGTGCCGTGTTGGTTTTGGGCGCTGCAGTCTGCAGCTGTTCTTCATCGGCCACAAATGCATTGTGGGAAGATTGGAAAAATCAACATGGCAAAGTTTATGAAAATCaa ACTGAACTGATCTTTAGGAGAGCGGTGTGGGAGAAAAACCTTCTCATGTTGCtgagacacaaccaggaggcaTCAGCAGGAAAACACAGCTTCGTTCTGGGTCTGAATCACCTGACAGATATG ACAGTGGAAGAGATCAACGAGAAGCTGAACGGCCTGAAGGTGGAGGAGCCTCTTGATCCCAGCAATGACACTTTTAGGGACGTGAACAACGTGTCGCTTCCTGCAAGTGTTGACTGGAGGATGAAGGGACTGGTCAGTCCTGTCAGAAACCAG GGGTTATGTGGCTCGTGCTGGGCCTTCAGCTCTCTGGGAGCTCTTGAGGGGCAAATGAAGAAGCGAAAAGGTGCCTTAGTGATGCTGAGTCCACAGAACCTGGTGGACTGCAGCGCCAAGGAGGGAAACCTCGGCTGCAGAGGAGGGTACATCACAAAGGCCTTCAGCTACGTCATTAACAATGGAGGCGTCGACTCGGAGAGCTCGTACCCCTACGAACACAAG GATGGAAAATGCCGCTACTCGCTGAAAGGCAGGGCCGCGTACTGCTCCAGCTTTCACGTCCTTCCACGGGGAGACGAGTCGGCGCTGCAGGCTGCAGTGGCATCCGTTGGACCGGTGGCTGTGGCTGTGAACGCCATGCTGCCCTCCTTCCATTCCTACAAAGGAG GTTTATACAACGTGCCAGGCTGTAACCCAAAGTTGATCAATCACGCTGTCCTGGTTGTGGGTTATGGCACAGACAGAGGACAGGACTACTGGCTGGTGAAAAACAG CTGGGGAACGGCTTGGGGAGAAGGAGGCTTCATCCGGATTGCAAGGAACATGAGAAATCTCTGTGGCATCGCTTCGTTAGCGGTCTACCCCACGTTG CAACACGGGTGGGTGATTTTTTTAATGGTCTGGAGCAAgacttttaaa ACCTCAACAATGTTTTGGTGCCTGCTTTTCATGCCGCTGTTTGGTATCGCAGTGGCCACTGCCAGCCTGCATTTAGACCAGCACTGGGAGCTGTGGAAGACGACCCATAAAAAACTGTACGCTCATCAG gttgAAGAGCTTGGTCGCAGACGGCTATGGGAAGAGAACCTGGAAATGATAAGTGTCCATAACTTGGAGGCGTCCCTTGGCTTGCACACCTATGAGCTGGCGATGAACCACATGGGGGACCTG ACCGTTGAGGAGATAATTTCGTCTCTCGTGGGCACTGTCGTACCATCAGAACTGGAGAGGGTTCCTTATGAGTTCCTCAGAGTTAacaaatctctaccagcttcaCTGGATTGGAGAGACAAAGGGCTGGTGACGTCGGTAAAATCACAG ggTTCTTGTGGCTCTTGCTGGGCATTTAGTGCAGTTGGAGCTCTGGAGGGCCAACTTAAGAAGACCAGAGGCATCCTGATGTCTCTCAGTCCCCAGAATCTTGTCGACTGTTCCTCAAAATACGGAAACGCCGGTTGCAGAGGTGGCTTCATGGCAAATGCCTTCGAGTATGTTAGTAACCATGGCATCGACTCTGATGCTGCTTATCCTTATGTTGGTAAA CCTGGCCAATGCAAGTATGACCCAACATATACAGCAGCAAACTGCACAGGGTATGGCTTCTTGCCAAAAGGGGACGAGTTTGCCTTGAAACTGGGCCTGGCAAACATCGGCCCCATTTCGGTTGCAATTGATGCTTCCAGGCCAAAGTTTCTCTTCTACCGTCATG GTGTGTTTAAAGACCACACATGCTCTCACAACGTGAACCACGGAGTGCTTGCTGTGGGATACGGTACTGAGAAAGGAGAGGACTACTGGTTGATCAAAAACAG CTGGGGTGAGCACTTCGGAGACGAAGGATACATCAAAATGGCTCGTAACAGAAACAACCAGTGTGGCGTTGCTCTCTATGCCTGTTTTCCCATTATGTGA